A stretch of Henckelia pumila isolate YLH828 chromosome 4, ASM3356847v2, whole genome shotgun sequence DNA encodes these proteins:
- the LOC140862853 gene encoding uncharacterized protein, with translation MNRFLQMAPKTLVGGEAPAVAEDWLERMESCFREYQCTEAQKMETLAFVLEGNAKRWWRATSTPFISVRGIATWAEFKSSFEKHYFPPALRQTKASELLSLRQGTLTIDEYQRRFFELLSFSPHIASSSETMHDLFL, from the coding sequence ATGAACCGTTTCCTTCAGATGGCTCCTAAGACATTGGTGGGCGGCGAGGCTCCTGCAGTTGCTGAGGACTGGTTGGAGCGCATGGAGAGTTGTTTTCGGGAGTATCAGTGTACTGAAgcccagaagatggagactttaGCTTTTGTTCTAGAGGGTAATGCAAAGAGGTGGTGGAGAGCTACTTCTACTCCATTTATTTCCGTCAGGGGTATCGCTACTTGGGCCGAGTTTAAGTCTTCCTTCGAGAAGCATTATTTCCCTCCAGCCTTGCGTCAGACGAAGGCGAGCGAGTTGCTGAGCTTACGACAGGGTACTTTGACCATCGATGAGTACCAGCGGAGATTCTTTGAGCTTCTTTCCTTCAGTCCCCATATTGCGAGTAGCTCAGAGACGATGCACGATCTATTTCTTTAG